One segment of Bradyrhizobium sp. WD16 DNA contains the following:
- a CDS encoding LysR family transcriptional regulator: protein MMEPKQPTLDQLQIFLAIVETGSFAAAARRLGRATSVISYAIANLEAQLGLELFDRGAARTPQLTEAGRAVLADARSIALGVGELLAKARGLGAGLEAEVALVVDVMLPASSFVAAVEAFQTEFPTVSLRLYVEGLGAATQLVLDGSADIGITGPVSHHVDELEVRQLGAIRLVPVAAPHHPLAQIEKVTLAAARKHIQLVLADRSELTRGQDFGVIALRSWRLADLGAKHALLLAGIGWGSMPEAMVDDDLAAGRLKRLGLDAWDNVAYPLQAVHRSDRALGPAARWLLERLTGNCRRAEAKWTPVRVTQTPQKPKPPLRARRSGNGG, encoded by the coding sequence GTGATGGAGCCGAAGCAACCGACCCTCGACCAGCTCCAGATCTTCCTCGCCATCGTCGAGACCGGCAGTTTCGCCGCCGCGGCGCGGCGGCTCGGCCGCGCCACCTCGGTGATCAGCTACGCCATCGCCAATCTCGAAGCCCAGCTCGGCCTCGAGCTGTTCGACCGCGGCGCCGCCCGGACGCCGCAGCTCACCGAGGCTGGACGCGCGGTGCTGGCCGACGCCCGAAGCATCGCGCTCGGCGTCGGCGAACTGCTGGCGAAAGCGCGCGGCCTCGGCGCCGGGCTCGAGGCCGAAGTCGCCCTGGTGGTCGACGTGATGCTGCCGGCATCGAGCTTCGTCGCCGCAGTGGAGGCGTTCCAGACGGAATTCCCGACGGTGTCGCTGCGGCTCTATGTGGAGGGCCTCGGCGCCGCCACCCAGCTCGTGCTCGACGGCAGCGCCGATATCGGCATCACCGGTCCGGTGTCGCATCATGTCGACGAGCTCGAGGTCCGCCAGCTCGGCGCGATCCGCCTGGTGCCGGTGGCCGCCCCCCACCACCCTTTGGCGCAGATCGAAAAGGTGACGCTCGCCGCCGCGCGCAAGCACATCCAGCTCGTGCTGGCCGACCGCTCCGAATTGACCAGGGGGCAGGACTTCGGCGTGATCGCCTTGCGAAGCTGGCGCCTCGCCGATCTTGGCGCCAAGCATGCGCTGCTGCTCGCCGGCATCGGCTGGGGCAGCATGCCCGAGGCGATGGTGGACGATGATCTCGCCGCCGGGCGGCTGAAGCGGCTCGGCCTCGATGCCTGGGACAACGTCGCCTATCCGCTCCAGGCGGTGCATCGCTCCGATCGCGCGCTGGGCCCGGCGGCGCGCTGGCTGCTGGAGCGGCTGACCGGCAACTGTCGCCGGGCCGAAGCGAAGTGGACGCCGGTGCGCGTGACGCAAACGCCGCAAAAACCGAAGCCGCCGCTCCGAGCCCGTCGGAGCGGAAACGGGGGCTAG
- a CDS encoding DoxX family protein, which translates to MTSLALDSKSNGKSGSALAAALPLVGRLMLALIFVLSGVGKIFAPEQTQAYIAAAGLPLPAVAYGAAVLVELAGGVLLAVGYRTRAAALVLAAFSVVAALGFHSHFADQNQMIHFLKNIAIAGGLLQVVAFGAGGFSLDGRAR; encoded by the coding sequence ATGACGTCGCTTGCGCTCGATTCCAAGTCCAACGGCAAGTCCGGCAGCGCTCTCGCTGCGGCGCTGCCCCTCGTCGGCCGTCTGATGCTGGCCCTGATCTTCGTGCTTTCCGGCGTCGGCAAGATCTTTGCGCCGGAGCAGACCCAGGCCTATATCGCCGCGGCCGGTCTGCCGCTGCCGGCCGTCGCCTATGGCGCCGCCGTCCTCGTCGAACTGGCCGGTGGGGTGTTGCTGGCGGTGGGTTATCGCACCCGCGCCGCGGCGCTGGTGCTCGCCGCCTTCAGCGTCGTTGCGGCGCTCGGCTTTCACAGCCATTTCGCCGACCAGAACCAGATGATCCATTTCCTGAAGAACATCGCCATCGCCGGCGGTCTCCTCCAGGTGGTCGCGTTCGGCGCCGGCGGCTTCAGCCTCGACGGCCGGGCGCGCTGA
- the wrbA gene encoding NAD(P)H:quinone oxidoreductase: protein MAQPKVLIVFYSRSGVTEALANGIADGARGAGAEVRLRRAREVVSQEVINSVPGWADQAAALNAKYEAPTPDDAVWADAIVFGTPTRFGSVSSELKAYIDGLGGLWAQGKLNGKVGSVFGTTSTPHGGNESTLISLYTPMAHLGLIIVPLGYADASLFKAGTPYGASSVSFNQATPPTADDLEVARFQGKRVTQVAKALTGA, encoded by the coding sequence ATGGCCCAGCCCAAAGTTCTGATCGTCTTCTATTCGCGTTCCGGCGTCACCGAAGCCCTCGCCAACGGCATTGCCGATGGCGCCCGCGGCGCCGGCGCCGAGGTTCGCCTGCGCCGCGCCCGCGAGGTCGTCAGCCAGGAGGTCATCAATTCGGTGCCGGGCTGGGCCGATCAGGCCGCCGCGCTGAACGCCAAATACGAAGCCCCGACGCCGGACGACGCCGTGTGGGCCGATGCCATCGTGTTCGGCACCCCGACCCGGTTCGGCTCGGTGTCGTCCGAACTCAAGGCCTATATCGACGGCCTCGGCGGGCTGTGGGCCCAGGGCAAGCTCAACGGCAAGGTCGGCTCGGTGTTCGGCACCACCTCGACGCCCCACGGCGGCAATGAATCGACCCTGATCTCGCTCTACACCCCGATGGCGCATCTCGGGCTGATCATCGTGCCGCTCGGCTATGCCGATGCCTCGCTGTTCAAGGCCGGCACGCCCTACGGCGCCTCCTCGGTGTCGTTCAACCAGGCGACGCCGCCGACCGCCGACGATCTCGAGGTCGCCCGCTTCCAGGGCAAGCGCGTCACCCAGGTCGCCAAGGCGCTGACCGGCGCCTGA
- a CDS encoding TPM domain-containing protein, which yields MTLSLDERQRVAAAIRAAEEKSRGEIVCVLARVSADSTALPMLIAAAAALALPWILMAATTLSVTRLLEAQILLFVVLAGVLSRPALRVALMPRAARRAVAYRMATEQFASRGIARKADRCGILIFVSLAEHYARIVADDGIAAKVPQAEWQQAVDLLVAHAREGRIGDGFVAAIELCGDKLASHFPRQGAPRDELPDRIYLI from the coding sequence ATGACGCTTTCCCTCGACGAACGCCAGCGCGTCGCCGCGGCGATCCGCGCCGCGGAGGAGAAGAGCCGGGGCGAGATCGTCTGCGTGCTGGCGCGCGTCTCCGCCGATTCCACCGCGCTGCCGATGCTGATCGCCGCAGCGGCAGCCCTGGCGCTGCCCTGGATTCTGATGGCGGCGACGACGCTCAGCGTGACGCGGCTGCTCGAGGCGCAGATCCTGCTGTTCGTCGTCCTCGCCGGCGTGCTGTCACGGCCGGCGCTGCGCGTCGCCCTGATGCCGCGCGCGGCGCGGCGGGCGGTGGCCTATCGCATGGCCACCGAGCAGTTCGCCAGCCGCGGCATCGCCCGCAAGGCGGATCGCTGCGGCATCCTGATCTTCGTCTCGCTCGCCGAGCATTATGCCCGCATCGTCGCCGACGACGGCATCGCGGCCAAGGTGCCCCAGGCGGAATGGCAGCAGGCGGTCGACCTCCTCGTCGCGCATGCCAGGGAAGGGCGGATCGGCGACGGTTTCGTTGCCGCGATCGAACTGTGCGGCGACAAGCTCGCCAGCCATTTTCCGCGGCAAGGCGCGCCGCGCGACGAACTGCCGGACCGGATCTATCTCATCTAG
- the ppa gene encoding inorganic diphosphatase, translated as MNIDAVAIGKNPPDDVNVIVEVPIGGEPIKYELDKAAGTLVVDRFLYTPMRYPGNYGFVPHTLSDDGDPIDVLIANTRPIIAGAVINVRPIGVLRMEDDGGGDEKIIAVPAPKLTKRYEKVHNYTDLPTITRDQIQHFFEHYKDLEPGKWVKVIGWGDADEARQLIVEAIARYNKG; from the coding sequence ATGAATATCGATGCAGTTGCCATCGGCAAGAACCCTCCCGATGACGTCAACGTCATCGTCGAGGTGCCGATCGGCGGCGAGCCGATCAAATACGAACTCGACAAGGCGGCCGGTACCTTGGTCGTCGACCGCTTCCTCTACACGCCGATGCGCTATCCGGGGAATTACGGCTTCGTGCCGCACACCCTGTCCGACGACGGCGATCCGATCGACGTGCTGATCGCCAATACCCGGCCGATCATCGCCGGCGCGGTCATCAATGTGCGTCCGATCGGCGTGCTGCGCATGGAGGACGACGGCGGCGGCGACGAGAAGATCATCGCGGTGCCGGCGCCGAAGCTGACCAAGCGCTACGAGAAGGTCCACAACTATACCGACCTGCCGACCATCACCCGCGATCAGATCCAGCACTTCTTCGAGCACTACAAGGATCTCGAGCCCGGCAAATGGGTCAAGGTGATCGGCTGGGGCGACGCCGACGAGGCCCGCCAGCTGATCGTCGAGGCGATCGCGCGCTACAACAAGGGCTGA
- a CDS encoding lipocalin-like domain-containing protein, with translation MVGPIAGPADAQGFSDLGAEVEGFARVLPGKALSFPADHGAHPDYRIEWWYLTANLRDAGGARYGVQWTLFRQAGRPGDQAEGFASRQLWMGHAALTSATTHRFAERFARGGVDQAGVTAAPFLAFIDDWRMAGAPGAAPELMAPLQLNASGKDFSYALTLTAGHPLVPQGEAGFSRKSARGQASYYYSQPFLRVAGSLVVDGRTIDVTGEAWFDHEWSSQPLAADQTGWDWFSLHLASGAKLMLFRLRQNDGAHFLAGTYVGADGAAAPLDPADIVLTPGTATRIAGRELPTSWKIAIASRRLALDIAPLNPQSWMGTRYQYWEGPITISGSERGVGYLELTGY, from the coding sequence GTGGTTGGACCGATCGCAGGCCCGGCTGACGCCCAGGGCTTTTCCGATCTCGGCGCCGAGGTGGAGGGCTTCGCCAGGGTGCTGCCCGGCAAGGCCTTGAGCTTTCCCGCCGATCACGGCGCCCATCCCGACTACCGCATCGAATGGTGGTACCTCACCGCCAATCTGCGCGATGCCGGCGGCGCGCGCTATGGCGTGCAGTGGACGCTGTTCCGCCAGGCCGGCAGGCCCGGCGATCAGGCCGAGGGCTTTGCCAGCCGCCAGCTCTGGATGGGGCATGCGGCGCTGACCAGCGCAACGACGCATCGCTTCGCCGAGCGTTTCGCCCGCGGCGGCGTCGATCAGGCCGGCGTCACCGCCGCGCCCTTCCTCGCCTTCATCGACGACTGGCGGATGGCGGGCGCGCCCGGCGCCGCGCCGGAGCTGATGGCGCCGCTGCAACTGAATGCGTCGGGCAAGGATTTCTCCTATGCGCTGACGCTCACCGCCGGTCATCCGCTGGTGCCGCAGGGCGAGGCCGGCTTCAGCCGCAAGTCGGCGCGCGGCCAGGCGTCCTATTACTACAGCCAGCCGTTCCTGCGCGTCGCCGGATCGCTGGTGGTCGACGGCCGGACCATCGATGTCACCGGCGAGGCGTGGTTCGACCATGAATGGAGCAGCCAGCCGCTGGCGGCGGACCAGACCGGCTGGGACTGGTTCTCGTTGCATCTTGCGTCCGGCGCCAAGCTGATGCTGTTCCGCCTGCGCCAGAACGACGGCGCCCATTTCCTCGCCGGCACCTATGTCGGCGCCGACGGCGCTGCGGCGCCGCTCGATCCCGCCGACATCGTGCTGACGCCGGGCACGGCGACCCGCATCGCCGGCCGCGAGCTGCCGACCTCGTGGAAAATCGCCATTGCCTCGCGCAGGCTCGCGCTCGACATCGCGCCGCTCAATCCGCAGAGCTGGATGGGCACGCGCTATCAATACTGGGAGGGGCCGATCACGATCAGCGGCAGCGAGCGCGGCGTCGGCTATCTGGAGCTGACCGGTTATTGA
- a CDS encoding DUF445 domain-containing protein, producing the protein MTAIEPTGDSAISDVQRAAELRRIKAAASAVLALCLGLLVIARINAGRHPAFGFLAAFAEAAVVGGLADWYAVVALFRRPLGLPIPHTAIIQRNQARIADKLGEFVERQFLGEAAVEARLRRVDFAALASAWLGDAKRAGDLARFLLQLAPEALSAIDQSGLKSFVSRRINAQLEALDLGPLAASSLRSLIDSGRHRVLLDELLRGLRASLDDPQLLAAIRDKIRDELPTLLKLYRADKYVLNKLVASATAFFAEVEADPGHPFRGEFDRLMRSFADRLAGDPDYAGKLKQLQREILERPEWQALAQKLWASLSGLIAEGASGGGIHPHLAHLFVQAGRHLESDDDMRAEINRGLYAVLRRLVAEHKSEAASFIADQVKAWDMGQLVKLIELNVGRDLQYIRFNGTLIGGFAGLALHSAEVLLRLG; encoded by the coding sequence ATGACGGCGATCGAACCGACGGGCGACAGCGCCATCAGTGATGTCCAGCGCGCCGCCGAGCTGCGCCGCATCAAGGCGGCGGCGAGCGCCGTGCTGGCGCTGTGCCTCGGCCTGCTCGTCATCGCCCGCATCAATGCCGGCCGCCACCCCGCCTTCGGCTTCCTTGCCGCCTTCGCCGAGGCCGCCGTGGTCGGCGGGCTCGCCGACTGGTACGCGGTGGTGGCGTTGTTCCGCCGCCCGCTCGGCCTGCCGATTCCCCATACCGCGATCATCCAGCGCAATCAGGCCCGCATCGCCGACAAGCTCGGCGAATTCGTCGAGCGCCAGTTCCTCGGCGAAGCCGCGGTGGAGGCGCGGCTGCGCCGGGTGGATTTCGCCGCCCTGGCCAGCGCCTGGCTCGGTGACGCCAAGCGCGCCGGCGATCTCGCCCGCTTCCTGCTGCAGCTCGCGCCCGAGGCGCTCTCCGCGATCGACCAGTCCGGACTGAAGAGCTTCGTGAGCCGCCGCATCAATGCCCAGCTCGAGGCGCTCGATCTCGGCCCGCTGGCGGCGTCGTCGCTGCGCAGCCTGATCGACAGCGGCCGCCATCGCGTGCTGCTCGACGAGTTGCTGCGCGGCCTTCGCGCTTCGCTGGACGATCCGCAACTGCTCGCCGCCATCCGCGACAAGATCCGGGACGAATTGCCGACGCTGCTCAAGCTCTACCGCGCCGACAAATACGTCCTCAACAAGCTCGTCGCCTCGGCCACCGCCTTCTTCGCCGAGGTCGAGGCCGATCCCGGTCACCCGTTCCGCGGCGAATTCGATCGCCTGATGCGCTCGTTCGCCGATCGCCTCGCCGGCGATCCCGACTATGCAGGGAAGCTCAAGCAGCTCCAGCGCGAGATCCTGGAGCGTCCCGAGTGGCAGGCGCTGGCGCAGAAGCTATGGGCCTCTCTCTCCGGCCTGATCGCCGAGGGCGCCAGCGGCGGCGGCATCCATCCGCATCTCGCCCATCTGTTCGTCCAGGCCGGGCGGCATCTCGAAAGCGACGACGACATGCGCGCCGAGATCAATCGCGGGTTGTACGCCGTGTTGCGTCGCCTGGTCGCCGAACACAAGAGCGAGGCGGCGAGCTTCATCGCCGATCAGGTCAAGGCCTGGGACATGGGCCAGCTCGTCAAGCTGATCGAGCTCAATGTCGGCCGCGACCTGCAATATATCCGCTTCAACGGCACGCTGATCGGCGGCTTCGCCGGCCTCGCCCTGCACAGCGCCGAGGTCCTGCTGCGGCTGGGGTGA
- a CDS encoding FtsX-like permease family protein: MTGAAFVLKVLLSHWRRHPMQLVTLLVGLMAATALWSGVQAINAQARASYDRAAAVFGTDTAMLLPAESASVPQALFGSLRRAGWAVSPVVEGRVRLGGRPVRLIGIEPLSLPRGSGPAPELAPAALQRFLSAQGETLVAPRTAHELGVTDGARATIDSGETLPPIHVVGDLVGELLVTDIGFAQRVLHLQDRISRFLIDPLAAPPASSLGAVAGAALRSVAPGSETDLQRLTASFHLNLTAFGLLSFLVGLFIVHSAIGLAFEQRLPMLRTLRACGVTARGLAVLLLAELVLIALVAGLAGVAGGYLIASVLLPDVAASLRGLYGASVPGELSLAPQWWLAGLAMSVAGAVIAAAQALVKVLRLPLLVSAQPVAWQREQQRALIVQGAIALIAFAAAAAAFRFGTSLIAGFAVLAGVLLGAALLLPGLLALLLRFGEGTARGAVSLWAWADSRRQLPGLSLALMALLLALSVNVGVGTMVGSFRDTFLRWLDGRLASEIYVAGRNDREAAEIAAFLRARNEVRAVLPNVRSETRLGNETVEVMGVADHATYRRRWPLLEAEAGVWDGVRDGGTALVSEQLGRRLGLKLDGELRVPTPTGEWRVRVGGIYADYGNARGQIAVNVDQLLRRFPQADRTRMGVRVAPADVPAVMAALQNRFQLDGRNLADQASVKAESERIFERTFSVTAALDTLTLLVAGIALLTSLLTLGEARLPQLAPLWAVGLTRRRLAALELVKTLGLALLTVLLALPLGIVVAWCLIEVVNVKAFGWRLPLSVFPFQLARLVVVAMAAAALAALVPILQLARTRPVTLLKIFADER; the protein is encoded by the coding sequence GTGACCGGCGCGGCCTTCGTCCTCAAGGTCCTGCTCAGCCATTGGCGGCGCCATCCGATGCAGCTCGTCACCCTCCTGGTCGGGCTGATGGCGGCGACGGCGCTGTGGAGCGGCGTCCAGGCGATCAATGCCCAGGCGCGGGCTAGCTATGATCGCGCCGCGGCGGTGTTCGGCACCGATACCGCCATGCTGCTGCCGGCGGAGAGCGCCAGCGTGCCGCAGGCGCTGTTCGGTTCGTTGCGCCGCGCCGGCTGGGCGGTGTCGCCGGTGGTCGAGGGCCGGGTGCGGCTCGGCGGCCGCCCGGTCCGGCTGATCGGCATCGAGCCGCTCAGCCTGCCGCGCGGCAGCGGGCCGGCGCCGGAATTAGCGCCGGCGGCGCTGCAACGCTTTCTCTCGGCGCAGGGCGAGACCCTGGTGGCGCCGCGGACCGCGCATGAACTCGGCGTCACCGACGGCGCCCGCGCCACCATCGACAGCGGCGAGACGCTGCCGCCGATCCATGTCGTCGGCGATCTCGTGGGCGAGCTCCTCGTCACCGATATCGGCTTCGCCCAGCGCGTGCTGCATCTTCAGGATCGCATCTCGCGCTTCCTGATCGATCCGCTGGCGGCGCCGCCGGCATCGTCGCTCGGCGCTGTCGCCGGCGCTGCGCTGCGCTCGGTTGCGCCCGGCAGCGAGACCGATCTGCAGCGTCTCACCGCGAGCTTCCATCTCAATCTCACCGCCTTCGGCCTCTTGTCCTTCCTGGTCGGTCTGTTCATCGTTCATTCGGCGATCGGCCTCGCCTTCGAGCAACGGCTGCCGATGCTGCGCACGCTGCGCGCCTGCGGCGTCACCGCGCGCGGTCTCGCCGTGCTGCTGCTCGCCGAACTCGTCCTGATCGCGCTCGTCGCCGGCCTCGCCGGCGTCGCCGGCGGCTATCTGATCGCGTCCGTGCTGCTGCCCGACGTCGCCGCCAGCCTGCGCGGCCTCTATGGCGCCAGCGTCCCGGGCGAACTGAGCCTCGCGCCGCAATGGTGGCTGGCGGGGCTCGCCATGAGCGTCGCCGGCGCGGTGATCGCCGCCGCCCAGGCGCTGGTCAAGGTGCTGCGCCTGCCGCTGCTGGTCTCGGCCCAGCCGGTGGCCTGGCAGCGCGAGCAGCAGCGCGCGCTGATCGTTCAGGGCGCGATCGCGCTGATCGCCTTTGCCGCCGCCGCAGCGGCGTTCCGCTTCGGCACCAGCCTCATCGCCGGTTTCGCCGTGCTCGCCGGCGTGCTGCTCGGCGCCGCGCTGCTGCTGCCCGGACTGCTCGCGCTGCTGCTGCGGTTCGGCGAGGGCACCGCGCGCGGCGCGGTGAGCCTGTGGGCGTGGGCCGACAGCCGTCGCCAGCTGCCCGGGTTGTCGCTGGCGCTGATGGCGCTGCTGCTGGCGCTGTCGGTCAATGTCGGGGTCGGCACCATGGTCGGCAGCTTCCGCGACACCTTCCTGCGCTGGCTCGACGGCCGGCTGGCATCGGAGATCTATGTGGCGGGCAGGAATGACCGCGAGGCCGCCGAGATCGCCGCCTTCCTGCGCGCCCGGAACGAGGTGAGGGCGGTGCTGCCGAATGTCCGCAGCGAGACGCGGCTCGGCAATGAGACCGTCGAGGTGATGGGCGTCGCCGATCACGCCACCTATCGCCGCCGATGGCCGCTGCTGGAGGCCGAAGCCGGCGTCTGGGACGGCGTGCGCGACGGCGGCACCGCGCTCGTCAGCGAGCAGCTCGGGCGGCGGCTCGGTCTCAAGCTCGACGGCGAGCTGCGCGTTCCGACGCCGACCGGCGAGTGGCGGGTGCGCGTCGGCGGCATCTATGCCGATTACGGCAATGCGCGCGGCCAGATCGCGGTCAATGTCGATCAGTTGCTGCGGCGCTTTCCGCAGGCCGATCGCACCCGCATGGGGGTCCGCGTCGCGCCCGCCGACGTGCCGGCGGTGATGGCGGCGTTGCAGAACCGTTTCCAGCTCGACGGCCGCAATCTTGCCGACCAGGCGAGCGTCAAGGCGGAATCGGAGCGGATCTTCGAACGCACCTTCTCGGTCACCGCGGCGCTCGACACGCTGACGCTGCTGGTCGCGGGCATCGCGCTCCTGACGTCGCTGCTGACGCTCGGCGAGGCCCGGCTGCCGCAGCTCGCGCCGCTCTGGGCCGTCGGCCTGACGCGGCGCCGGCTCGCCGCCCTCGAACTCGTCAAGACGCTCGGGCTCGCGCTGCTCACGGTGCTGCTGGCGCTGCCGCTCGGGATCGTCGTCGCCTGGTGCCTGATCGAGGTCGTCAACGTCAAGGCCTTCGGCTGGCGGCTGCCGCTCTCGGTGTTTCCGTTCCAGCTGGCGCGGCTCGTCGTCGTCGCCATGGCGGCGGCGGCGCTCGCGGCGCTTGTTCCCATCCTGCAACTGGCGCGCACCCGTCCGGTGACGCTGCTCAAGATCTTCGCCGATGAACGCTAG
- a CDS encoding DUF6489 family protein, which yields MKITVNVDCTPQEAREFMGLPNLQPMQEKVMKELEQQMLDNLGKMSPDAIMRNWMSFAPEQFQEMFKMTFGGGGNNKPTK from the coding sequence ATGAAAATCACCGTCAACGTCGACTGCACGCCGCAGGAAGCCCGCGAATTCATGGGGCTGCCCAATCTGCAGCCGATGCAGGAGAAGGTCATGAAGGAGCTCGAGCAGCAGATGCTCGACAATCTCGGCAAGATGTCGCCCGACGCCATCATGCGCAACTGGATGTCCTTCGCTCCGGAACAGTTCCAGGAAATGTTCAAGATGACCTTCGGCGGCGGCGGCAACAACAAGCCGACGAAGTGA
- a CDS encoding YgcG family protein: MNAPSQTHARRPLRATTSECGSAAPGPDAHAPSSHRRPPARPGDPVSRAARGTAPRLIQRAREVFSRLLATLLLFFTLFGLAAAAPTFPQLTGRVVDEANIIPAETRDAITQKLADLEAKSGIQLVVATVSSLQGEEIEPYANALFRSWQLGEKARNNGVLLLVAPNERRVRIEVGYGLEGTLTDALSKVIIANAMTPRFKAGQFGDGIARGVDDIITVLTTDSSEWQQKPDLRLDSSPADPAVSWVLIAALIALVTLLIISPGFRWFFFNVVLNILFSAASGSRSSGGSSGGGGFSGGGGSSGGGGASGSW; the protein is encoded by the coding sequence ATGAACGCCCCATCCCAGACGCATGCGCGCCGGCCGTTGCGGGCGACGACATCTGAATGCGGCAGCGCGGCCCCCGGGCCCGATGCGCACGCCCCATCCTCCCACCGTCGTCCCCCGGCTCGACCGGGGGACCCAGTAAGCCGTGCGGCTCGCGGCACGGCACCGCGCCTGATCCAACGCGCGCGAGAGGTTTTCTCGCGCCTGCTCGCGACGCTGCTGCTGTTTTTCACCTTGTTCGGTCTCGCCGCCGCGGCGCCGACCTTTCCGCAGCTCACCGGCCGCGTCGTCGACGAGGCCAACATCATTCCGGCCGAGACGCGCGACGCGATCACGCAGAAGCTCGCCGACCTCGAGGCGAAGTCCGGCATCCAGCTCGTCGTCGCCACCGTCTCCTCGCTCCAGGGCGAGGAGATCGAACCCTATGCCAATGCCCTGTTCCGCAGCTGGCAGCTCGGCGAGAAGGCCAGGAACAACGGCGTGCTGCTGCTGGTCGCGCCCAACGAGCGGCGGGTGCGCATCGAGGTCGGCTACGGCCTCGAAGGCACGCTGACCGACGCGCTCTCCAAGGTGATCATCGCCAATGCGATGACGCCGCGCTTCAAGGCCGGCCAGTTCGGCGACGGCATCGCCCGCGGCGTCGACGACATCATCACGGTGCTGACCACCGATTCCTCGGAATGGCAGCAGAAGCCGGACCTGCGGCTCGACAGCAGCCCGGCCGATCCGGCCGTGAGCTGGGTGCTGATCGCCGCGCTGATCGCGCTCGTAACGCTGCTGATCATCTCGCCCGGGTTCCGCTGGTTCTTCTTCAACGTCGTGCTCAACATTCTTTTCAGCGCGGCGAGCGGCAGCAGATCATCGGGCGGCTCGTCCGGCGGCGGCGGGTTTTCCGGAGGAGGCGGGTCGTCCGGTGGCGGCGGCGCCTCGGGGAGTTGGTGA
- a CDS encoding LemA family protein translates to MRITLPQFRNLVAVVLLGLSVAGCGYNTIPTLEEQAKAKWADVQNNYQRRADLIPNLVATVQGYAKQEKDVLTAVVEARAKATQVKIDASQLTDPDKLKQFQDAQNQLSGALGRLLAVSENYPDLKSNQNFLALQSQLEGTENRIAVARRDYIEAVRSYNTELRTFPGVLWASTFFRSAKPMAEFTAGEGAQTPPQVKF, encoded by the coding sequence ATGCGCATCACGCTGCCGCAATTTCGCAATCTCGTCGCCGTCGTTCTCCTGGGGCTGTCGGTCGCGGGCTGCGGCTACAACACCATCCCGACGCTGGAGGAGCAGGCCAAGGCGAAGTGGGCCGATGTGCAGAATAATTATCAGCGCCGCGCCGACCTCATTCCCAATCTCGTCGCCACCGTCCAGGGCTATGCCAAGCAGGAGAAGGACGTCCTGACCGCGGTGGTCGAGGCCCGGGCCAAGGCGACCCAGGTCAAGATCGATGCCAGCCAGCTCACCGATCCCGACAAGCTCAAGCAGTTCCAGGATGCCCAGAACCAGCTCTCCGGCGCGCTCGGCCGGCTGCTCGCGGTCAGCGAGAACTATCCGGACCTGAAGTCGAACCAGAACTTCCTCGCCCTGCAGTCGCAGCTCGAAGGCACCGAGAACCGCATCGCCGTGGCGCGGCGCGACTACATCGAGGCGGTGCGCTCCTACAACACCGAATTGCGCACCTTCCCCGGCGTGCTGTGGGCCTCGACCTTCTTCCGCTCCGCCAAGCCGATGGCCGAATTCACCGCCGGTGAAGGCGCCCAGACCCCGCCCCAGGTGAAGTTCTAA
- a CDS encoding ABC transporter ATP-binding protein, translating into MLSVAKLCKSYRLPQGSLAVLRDIDLGIAGGESVALTGESGSGKSTLLHLIAGLDEPDSGEVVLDGDNVTKLGEAARARLRRDKLGLVFQQYNLIPSLCVGDNLAFQARIAGRFEAGWMAELAARLGLGDLLARYPEQLSGGQQQRVAIGRALAVRPALVLADEPTGNLDEATAEEVVRLLRDLVARSGCALLMVTHSLHLAGLLGRRLHLTAGHLT; encoded by the coding sequence ATGCTGAGCGTCGCCAAGCTGTGCAAGAGCTATCGCCTGCCGCAGGGCTCGCTCGCGGTGCTGCGCGACATCGATCTCGGCATCGCCGGCGGCGAGAGCGTCGCCCTCACCGGTGAATCGGGCAGCGGCAAGAGCACGCTGCTGCATCTGATCGCCGGCCTCGACGAGCCCGACAGCGGCGAGGTCGTGCTCGACGGCGACAACGTCACCAAGCTCGGCGAGGCGGCCCGCGCCCGGCTGCGGCGCGACAAGCTCGGCCTCGTGTTCCAGCAGTACAATCTGATCCCCAGTCTCTGCGTCGGCGACAATCTCGCCTTCCAGGCGCGCATCGCCGGCCGCTTCGAGGCCGGATGGATGGCCGAGCTCGCCGCGCGGCTCGGGCTCGGCGACCTTCTTGCGCGCTATCCCGAACAGCTCTCCGGCGGCCAGCAGCAGCGCGTCGCCATCGGTCGCGCGCTCGCCGTCCGCCCGGCGCTGGTGCTCGCCGACGAGCCGACCGGAAATCTCGACGAGGCCACCGCCGAAGAGGTGGTGCGGCTGCTGCGCGACCTCGTCGCGCGCAGCGGCTGCGCGCTGCTGATGGTGACCCACAGCCTGCATCTCGCCGGCCTGCTCGGCCGCCGCCTCCATCTCACCGCGGGGCACCTGACGTGA